A genomic stretch from Bosea sp. F3-2 includes:
- a CDS encoding acyclic terpene utilization AtuA family protein, translated as MRQIRIGAGAGYSGDRIEPAVELAERGRLDYLVFECLAERTIALAQQARRRDPHLGYDPLLAPRMRAVLPACRRAGTVIITNMGAANPVAAAELVCATAHDLGLGGLRVAAVTGDDVAAAVSAGACRILEDGRPVAALGANLISANAYLGAEPIVQALAAGADIVITGRAADPSLFLGALAYEFGWSLADWPRLGQATLIGHVLECAGQVTGGYFADPGFKTVPGLARLGFPLAEVGEDGSAIITKVEGSGGCITTATCKEQILYEIHDPARYFTPDVVADFSQARVEQVEPDRVRITGGSGHARPEALKVSLGIAEGFVGEGQISYAGSGARDRAELAAGIVRERLELTGVAARELRFDLIGVDAIHGPGLPAGGARAEPYEVRLRVAGRTATAEEALRIGNEVETLYTNGPAGGGGVTKQVREVLGVLSTLLPREQVQPRVQMLES; from the coding sequence ATGCGACAGATCAGGATCGGCGCCGGCGCGGGTTATTCGGGCGACAGGATCGAGCCCGCGGTCGAGCTCGCGGAGCGCGGCAGGCTCGACTATCTCGTCTTCGAATGCCTGGCGGAGCGCACCATCGCGCTGGCGCAGCAGGCCCGGCGGCGCGACCCGCATCTCGGCTACGACCCGCTACTGGCGCCGCGTATGCGCGCTGTGTTGCCGGCCTGCCGGCGCGCCGGCACTGTCATCATCACCAATATGGGCGCGGCGAACCCGGTCGCAGCGGCCGAACTGGTCTGCGCGACCGCGCATGATCTCGGCCTAGGCGGGCTCAGGGTCGCGGCCGTGACCGGCGACGATGTCGCTGCGGCCGTGAGCGCTGGCGCGTGCCGCATCCTGGAGGACGGGCGGCCGGTCGCAGCGCTGGGGGCGAACCTGATCTCGGCCAATGCCTATCTCGGGGCGGAGCCGATCGTGCAGGCCCTCGCCGCTGGCGCGGATATCGTGATCACCGGGCGTGCGGCGGACCCCTCGCTCTTCCTCGGGGCGCTGGCGTATGAGTTCGGCTGGTCCCTCGCGGATTGGCCGCGGCTCGGCCAGGCCACGCTGATCGGCCATGTGCTGGAGTGCGCCGGGCAGGTGACCGGCGGCTATTTCGCGGATCCCGGCTTCAAGACGGTGCCGGGGTTGGCGCGGCTCGGCTTCCCCCTGGCCGAGGTCGGCGAGGACGGCTCGGCTATCATCACCAAGGTCGAGGGCTCGGGCGGCTGCATTACGACCGCCACCTGCAAGGAGCAGATCCTCTACGAGATCCACGATCCAGCCCGCTACTTCACCCCCGATGTCGTCGCGGACTTCTCGCAGGCGCGGGTCGAGCAGGTGGAGCCGGATCGGGTGCGGATCACCGGCGGCAGCGGCCACGCGCGGCCCGAAGCGCTCAAGGTCTCGCTCGGCATCGCCGAAGGCTTCGTCGGCGAGGGGCAGATTTCCTATGCCGGCAGCGGCGCACGGGACCGGGCCGAGCTTGCGGCAGGGATCGTGCGCGAGCGGCTGGAACTGACAGGCGTCGCGGCGCGGGAGCTGCGCTTCGACCTGATCGGCGTCGATGCGATCCACGGTCCCGGCCTGCCAGCCGGCGGCGCGCGTGCCGAGCCATACGAGGTGCGCCTGCGGGTGGCCGGGCGCACGGCCACTGCGGAGGAGGCGCTCCGCATCGGCAACGAGGTCGAGACGCTCTACACCAACGGACCGGCGGGCGGTGGCGGCGTCACCAAGCAGGTGCGCGAGGTTCTCGGCGTGCTCTCGACGCTGCTGCCGCGCGAGCAGGTTCAGCCTCGCGTTCAGATGCTGGAGAGCTGA
- a CDS encoding SDR family NAD(P)-dependent oxidoreductase yields MQVAYEFSRQTAIVTGGARGIGRAIAAAFAASGADVWIWDIEPVELAGAHSVSVDVTKRDEIAKGLALLEGKGVDILVNDAGYLGPYQPFENSEPSGWQQILQVNLMGMLEVTHQVLPLMRRAGTGRIVNMGSLAGKEGLPNLVVYSAASAGVIAFTKALSREVNDTDIRVNCVAPGPIDTRMIRDLGNETVDAMITASPLSRLGDPSEVAALVLWLCSDASAFNTGAVFDMSGGRARY; encoded by the coding sequence ATGCAAGTCGCATATGAGTTCTCACGGCAAACCGCTATCGTGACGGGCGGCGCCCGTGGGATTGGCAGAGCCATCGCAGCCGCGTTCGCGGCAAGTGGAGCCGATGTCTGGATCTGGGATATCGAGCCTGTCGAACTCGCCGGAGCGCACTCTGTTTCCGTCGATGTGACCAAGCGTGACGAGATCGCCAAAGGGCTTGCGCTTCTGGAAGGCAAGGGCGTCGACATCCTCGTGAACGATGCGGGATATCTCGGACCTTATCAGCCATTCGAGAACTCGGAACCGAGCGGGTGGCAGCAAATCTTGCAAGTGAATCTGATGGGGATGCTGGAAGTCACCCACCAGGTTCTTCCGTTGATGCGGCGTGCCGGCACGGGACGGATCGTCAATATGGGCTCGCTTGCAGGCAAGGAGGGATTGCCGAACCTGGTCGTTTACTCCGCGGCGAGTGCGGGCGTCATCGCCTTTACGAAAGCGCTCTCCCGCGAAGTCAACGACACGGACATCCGCGTCAATTGTGTGGCGCCAGGCCCTATCGATACGCGCATGATCAGGGATTTGGGCAACGAGACGGTCGACGCGATGATTACCGCCAGTCCGCTCAGTCGTCTGGGAGACCCGAGCGAAGTGGCAGCGCTCGTGCTGTGGCTCTGCTCCGATGCGAGCGCGTTCAATACCGGCGCTGTCTTCGATATGTCCGGAGGCCGGGCCAGATATTAG
- a CDS encoding mandelate racemase/muconate lactonizing enzyme family protein, which yields MKITAVEAIVLRIPFTVGGRSAAGVWGKDGLQAADSLLLKVTTDTGLVGWGESFGFAAIPAVKATVKTMIAPACIGMEASRIEAIGQELQRRFHIFGRSGAIMFGLSALDIALWDIAGKAAGVPVHAMLGGARRNRLPAYASLVRYADADAIAANVRRALGEGYRSLKLHEVDLAVIAAAREAAGPEIEITLDVNCPWSLRKAIDMAEKLEPMRLRWLEEPVWPPENFEGLAALRGMSAIPLAAGENASTLIEFQQMLACGAIDFVQPSPAKMGGISALRKVMALADAHNVAVMVHTFYDGPGLLASLHATAALGDDGSMIEWRYFDMEADLYGGALRPLDGYIDVPTGPGLGLEPDPAVIARYRIN from the coding sequence ATGAAGATTACTGCGGTCGAGGCGATTGTTTTACGCATCCCGTTCACGGTCGGAGGCAGATCCGCTGCCGGTGTCTGGGGCAAGGACGGCTTGCAGGCGGCCGATTCCCTGCTGCTGAAGGTGACGACCGATACCGGCCTGGTCGGATGGGGAGAGTCGTTCGGATTTGCCGCTATTCCTGCCGTCAAGGCCACGGTCAAGACCATGATCGCGCCGGCCTGCATCGGCATGGAGGCGAGCCGCATCGAAGCCATCGGACAGGAACTTCAACGCCGCTTTCACATCTTCGGACGCAGCGGCGCCATCATGTTCGGCCTTTCCGCGCTCGACATTGCGCTTTGGGACATTGCGGGCAAAGCAGCAGGCGTGCCCGTCCATGCGATGCTGGGCGGCGCCAGGCGCAATCGCCTGCCAGCCTATGCCAGCCTGGTCCGCTATGCGGACGCCGATGCGATCGCGGCCAATGTCCGCCGTGCGCTGGGCGAGGGCTATCGCTCGCTTAAGCTGCACGAGGTCGATCTGGCCGTGATCGCGGCGGCTCGTGAGGCCGCCGGCCCCGAGATCGAGATCACCCTCGATGTGAACTGTCCCTGGTCGCTGCGGAAAGCCATCGACATGGCCGAGAAACTAGAGCCGATGCGCTTGCGCTGGCTCGAGGAGCCCGTCTGGCCGCCGGAAAACTTCGAGGGGCTGGCGGCCTTGCGCGGCATGTCCGCGATTCCTCTCGCCGCCGGAGAGAATGCGTCCACGCTTATCGAGTTCCAGCAGATGCTCGCTTGCGGGGCGATCGACTTCGTGCAGCCCAGCCCGGCCAAGATGGGAGGCATCAGCGCGCTGCGGAAGGTCATGGCGCTGGCCGACGCCCACAACGTCGCCGTGATGGTCCATACCTTCTATGACGGTCCCGGCCTGCTCGCGAGCCTTCATGCCACCGCCGCGCTCGGCGACGATGGGTCAATGATCGAATGGCGGTATTTCGATATGGAAGCCGATCTCTACGGCGGCGCCTTGCGGCCGCTTGACGGCTACATTGATGTGCCAACGGGTCCGGGTCTCGGCCTGGAGCCCGATCCGGCGGTTATCGCGCGATACCGTATCAACTGA
- a CDS encoding LysR substrate-binding domain-containing protein, which translates to MNFDVRQLRAIIAVAEHGSFTRAAMALNLSQPALTVQVRALEEALGLRLFDRNTRNVALTRVGRELLPELRRILRELDTLLDETRQLALMAGGMVRIAVLPSFASSLLPDVIAGFRALHPEIGFTLRDVIASGVAELTLAEEVDLGITGGPIDDAELELLLSSVDRMHAVFPAGHALDDGTSPTLAAVTRHPLVLMSRATSVRAVVDAAIVAAGLAAEVAAEATYMSTAVGMVRAGMGIAILPETAMEIGALPMLRSALIDDPRLARSISVIKRRGRTLPPASAAFLDHLGVAFDALERSAR; encoded by the coding sequence ATGAATTTCGATGTGCGACAGCTGCGGGCGATCATCGCGGTGGCGGAGCACGGCAGCTTCACCCGCGCCGCCATGGCGCTCAATCTCTCACAGCCGGCCCTGACCGTTCAGGTGCGCGCGCTGGAAGAGGCGCTCGGCCTGAGGCTCTTCGACCGGAACACGCGCAATGTCGCGCTGACACGCGTGGGGCGCGAGCTGCTGCCGGAACTGCGGCGCATCCTGCGCGAGCTGGACACGCTGCTAGACGAGACCCGGCAGCTCGCGCTCATGGCTGGCGGCATGGTCCGCATCGCCGTCCTGCCCTCCTTTGCCTCGAGCTTGCTGCCGGACGTGATCGCTGGCTTCCGGGCGCTCCATCCCGAGATCGGCTTCACCCTCCGCGACGTGATCGCTAGCGGCGTGGCGGAGCTGACGCTCGCCGAGGAGGTCGATCTCGGAATCACGGGCGGACCGATCGATGATGCCGAGCTTGAGCTGCTGTTGAGCAGCGTCGACAGGATGCACGCCGTGTTCCCGGCCGGGCACGCGCTGGACGACGGCACCTCGCCCACGCTGGCAGCGGTGACACGCCACCCGCTCGTCCTAATGTCGCGCGCGACCAGCGTGCGCGCCGTGGTCGATGCCGCGATCGTGGCCGCGGGGCTGGCGGCGGAGGTCGCTGCCGAAGCGACCTACATGTCCACGGCCGTCGGCATGGTGCGTGCTGGGATGGGGATCGCGATCCTGCCTGAGACTGCCATGGAGATCGGAGCGCTGCCGATGCTCCGCTCGGCGCTAATCGACGATCCGCGGCTGGCGCGCAGTATCTCGGTGATTAAGCGCAGAGGCAGAACGTTGCCCCCTGCTAGCGCAGCCTTCCTGGACCATCTTGGAGTTGCGTTCGATGCGCTAGAGCGAAGCGCGAGATGA
- a CDS encoding tripartite tricarboxylate transporter substrate binding protein, whose amino-acid sequence MKKLALRMVVAGAAVFGLAAGANAQDFPSKSFKFVVPFAAGSATDALARILGEHVSKNLGRPVVVENLAGASGVIAAQNVARAEPDGHTVLITTNTTHGANQSLLKNVPYDAVNSFEAVGKLGTITLALTTHPAVPARTVQEFVAYAKANPGKLTFGAGSSSSRIAGEMLKSLAGLDITYVPYRSNPQAITDLLGGQINIVFADISTTLPQIKAGKVNGLAVSTAKRSVLAPELPTMEEGGVKGYDLAAWFAAFVPAKTPRSSVEKLNQALMAAVNDPATKERLLAAGIEPETSTPDELKAFVGTEIAKWAEIVKAAGIQPE is encoded by the coding sequence ATGAAGAAACTCGCATTGCGGATGGTCGTCGCTGGCGCCGCGGTCTTCGGCCTCGCGGCCGGAGCAAACGCTCAGGACTTCCCATCGAAATCCTTCAAGTTCGTCGTGCCTTTCGCGGCCGGCAGCGCGACGGATGCGTTGGCCCGCATCCTCGGCGAGCACGTCTCGAAGAACCTCGGGCGGCCGGTCGTCGTCGAGAACCTGGCTGGCGCGAGCGGTGTCATCGCTGCGCAGAACGTTGCCCGCGCCGAGCCCGACGGTCACACCGTGCTGATCACCACCAACACCACCCATGGCGCCAACCAGAGCCTGCTGAAAAACGTGCCTTACGATGCGGTCAACAGCTTCGAAGCCGTGGGCAAGCTCGGCACGATCACGCTGGCCCTGACCACCCACCCTGCCGTGCCTGCCAGGACCGTCCAGGAATTCGTCGCCTATGCCAAGGCCAATCCGGGCAAGCTGACCTTCGGCGCCGGCTCCAGTTCCTCGCGCATTGCGGGCGAAATGCTGAAGTCACTCGCCGGCCTCGACATTACCTATGTGCCCTATCGCAGCAATCCGCAGGCGATCACCGACCTGCTTGGCGGGCAGATCAACATCGTCTTCGCCGACATTTCGACCACGCTCCCGCAGATCAAGGCGGGCAAGGTCAACGGCCTTGCCGTTTCGACTGCCAAGCGCAGCGTCCTCGCCCCCGAGCTGCCGACCATGGAAGAGGGCGGTGTGAAGGGCTATGACTTAGCGGCCTGGTTCGCCGCCTTCGTGCCGGCCAAGACCCCGCGCTCCTCAGTCGAAAAGCTCAATCAGGCGCTGATGGCGGCAGTGAACGACCCCGCGACTAAGGAGCGTCTGCTGGCAGCCGGGATCGAGCCGGAGACCAGTACGCCCGACGAGCTTAAAGCCTTCGTCGGCACCGAGATCGCAAAATGGGCCGAGATCGTGAAGGCCGCCGGCATCCAGCCGGAGTAA
- a CDS encoding GAF domain-containing protein → MSASEVPGIHACEPETGARPFAGLHRHYVGMFVAVVGAVLLVGGALEIWFAHQERLAVVGLATEAVDAALYRSMWRWGLLMLAALALAAFAGMRLARKVTIPLQALSVSVARVGAGDLDQRIDSASVGELEALVSAFNGMAGRLREVRSDLDREIGQQARDLTESLEQQSVTADVLKAISRSAFDLQAVLDTLAESAARLCAADQAVLTRLRDGTHYMDATFGLSDEFRAYLEQNPYTEGRGTVTGRAIVEGRPVQILDVLADPEYTMLAGQKIGGWRSALGVPLLRDGTPIGALALLRRDVRQFTARQVELVETFANQAVIAIENVRLFDEVQARSKELAEALQQQVATSDILRAIASSPTDIAPVLKAVAQSACQLCEAYDAVVLLRDGNDLVFDAHHGPIPINLERWPLNRHWAAGRSVLDRVPVHVQDLTKEAVEFPDGYRMALRMGHRTTLSVPLLREGDGIGALVVRRTEVLPFTPKQIALLQTFADQAVIAIENVRLFDEVQARTRELTESLQQQTATAEVLKVISGSPNDLHPIFDSIAQTARRLCQADTGSIVALQGGEYRLVATDGARNEELQRLARERPIPLDHGSITGRVVNERRTIQVEDVRADADFTMFLGVANDARRSMLGVPLLLDGVVAGVIVVSRNVVQSFTDKQIELIETFADQAVIAIQNVRLFDQVQTRTRELTEALKYQTATSDVLQVISRSAFDLQSVLDVLIESACRLCGAEHAFLFQRSGDVYRVAANHGFAVEFVEWMKTQPISPGRGTLVGRVALGGEIVHIADARADPDYTWHEALDIGKMRTMLGVPLLRDGKPIGTLSLARMVVKPFTDRQIELVKTFADQAVIAIENARLFGEVEARTRELARSVEELQALSDVGRAVTSTLDVKQVLSTIVARAVDLSGADAGAIYKYRKSSRTFRLAEACNMSDELVNALRSTRIDAEGTAMGEAAQSLQPVMVPDLGRRASYPVRDISLAAGFQSALIVPLAVPERTLGALVLQRRVTGEFPDSVVRLMQTFANQSVLALQNARLFQELADRGEQLRLASQHKSQFLANMSHELRTPLNAILGYAELLMDGIYGDLPEKPRSVLERVQQNGQHLLSLINDVLDLSKIEAGELKLTIDDYTLPSLVQSVLAATDSLARTKGLALSASVADDLPVGRGDARRLSQVLLNLVGNAVKFTDAGEVAIAASAPDGRFQITVRDTGPGISAADQEKIFEEFRQLDNSSTREKGGSGLGLAIAQRIVAMHGGQISVTSAPGAGSTFSIDIPICAVAQESPP, encoded by the coding sequence ATGAGCGCGAGCGAGGTTCCCGGCATCCACGCCTGTGAGCCAGAGACAGGCGCGCGGCCCTTTGCGGGCCTGCACAGACACTATGTCGGCATGTTCGTCGCCGTCGTCGGCGCTGTGCTTCTCGTCGGTGGTGCTTTGGAGATCTGGTTCGCCCATCAGGAACGGCTGGCCGTCGTCGGATTGGCGACAGAGGCGGTCGACGCGGCGCTTTATCGTTCGATGTGGCGTTGGGGATTGCTGATGCTGGCGGCGCTCGCTCTCGCTGCTTTCGCTGGCATGCGCCTGGCGCGCAAGGTGACAATACCGCTTCAGGCCTTGTCGGTGAGCGTTGCGCGCGTCGGCGCCGGCGACCTCGATCAGCGTATCGACAGCGCGTCGGTTGGCGAACTCGAAGCGCTGGTCAGCGCGTTCAACGGCATGGCAGGGCGGCTGCGCGAGGTGCGTTCCGATCTCGATCGGGAAATCGGGCAGCAGGCGCGCGACCTGACGGAATCGTTGGAGCAGCAGAGCGTGACGGCCGACGTATTGAAGGCGATCAGTCGGTCCGCCTTCGATCTCCAGGCCGTTCTCGACACGCTGGCCGAATCCGCTGCCCGTCTATGTGCGGCCGATCAGGCGGTCCTGACCCGGCTGCGCGACGGCACGCATTACATGGACGCGACCTTCGGCCTGAGCGACGAGTTTCGCGCCTATCTGGAGCAGAACCCTTACACCGAGGGTCGAGGGACGGTGACAGGGCGGGCGATCGTCGAAGGCCGCCCGGTGCAGATCCTCGATGTGCTTGCCGACCCGGAATACACGATGCTCGCGGGCCAGAAGATCGGAGGCTGGCGCTCGGCGCTCGGTGTACCGCTACTGCGGGACGGCACGCCGATCGGCGCCCTGGCGCTGCTGCGCCGCGATGTCCGGCAGTTCACCGCCAGGCAGGTCGAACTGGTCGAGACCTTCGCGAATCAGGCCGTCATCGCCATTGAGAATGTCCGTCTCTTCGACGAGGTGCAGGCACGGTCCAAGGAACTGGCGGAAGCCTTGCAGCAACAGGTCGCCACCAGCGACATCCTGCGCGCCATCGCCTCCTCGCCTACGGATATCGCTCCGGTTCTGAAGGCGGTTGCACAAAGCGCCTGCCAGCTCTGCGAGGCCTATGATGCTGTCGTCCTGCTGCGGGACGGCAATGATCTCGTGTTCGACGCGCATCACGGGCCGATACCGATCAATCTCGAAAGATGGCCCCTCAACCGGCACTGGGCCGCCGGCCGCTCGGTCCTCGATCGGGTGCCTGTGCATGTGCAGGATCTCACCAAGGAGGCGGTCGAGTTCCCCGACGGCTATCGGATGGCTCTCCGAATGGGCCACCGGACGACGCTTTCAGTGCCCTTGCTGCGGGAAGGCGACGGCATCGGGGCGTTGGTGGTGCGCCGCACCGAGGTTCTCCCATTCACGCCAAAGCAGATTGCGCTGCTGCAGACCTTCGCCGACCAGGCCGTCATCGCCATCGAGAATGTCCGGCTGTTCGACGAGGTGCAGGCGCGAACGCGCGAGCTGACGGAGTCGCTGCAACAGCAGACCGCGACCGCCGAGGTTCTGAAGGTGATCAGCGGATCGCCAAACGATCTGCACCCCATCTTCGACAGCATCGCCCAGACGGCGAGACGGCTGTGCCAGGCCGATACTGGCTCGATCGTGGCCCTGCAGGGCGGCGAGTACCGGCTCGTGGCAACTGACGGGGCCAGGAACGAGGAGCTCCAGCGCCTGGCGCGGGAGCGCCCGATCCCACTCGATCACGGGTCGATCACCGGCCGCGTCGTGAATGAGCGTCGCACCATTCAGGTGGAGGATGTCCGGGCGGACGCCGATTTCACGATGTTCCTGGGCGTTGCGAATGATGCCCGGCGCTCGATGCTCGGCGTTCCGCTTCTCCTGGATGGCGTGGTCGCGGGTGTCATCGTGGTGAGCCGAAACGTCGTTCAGTCGTTCACGGACAAGCAAATCGAGCTGATCGAGACCTTTGCGGATCAGGCGGTCATCGCAATCCAGAATGTCCGCCTGTTCGACCAGGTTCAGACCCGGACCCGGGAACTGACCGAGGCGCTGAAATATCAGACCGCGACGTCCGATGTTCTCCAGGTCATCAGCCGCTCCGCCTTCGACCTCCAGTCCGTGCTCGACGTGCTGATCGAGTCGGCCTGCCGGCTCTGCGGCGCCGAACATGCCTTCCTGTTCCAGCGCAGCGGCGACGTCTATCGGGTCGCTGCCAATCACGGATTTGCGGTCGAATTCGTTGAATGGATGAAGACCCAGCCGATCTCCCCCGGCCGCGGAACACTCGTGGGAAGGGTGGCACTCGGAGGAGAGATCGTTCACATCGCCGATGCAAGAGCTGACCCGGACTATACCTGGCATGAAGCGCTCGATATCGGAAAAATGCGCACGATGCTCGGCGTGCCGCTTCTCAGGGACGGCAAGCCGATCGGAACCCTGTCGCTGGCGCGGATGGTGGTGAAGCCGTTCACGGACAGGCAGATCGAGCTGGTCAAGACCTTCGCCGACCAGGCCGTCATCGCCATCGAGAACGCGCGCCTCTTCGGCGAAGTCGAGGCACGCACGCGCGAACTGGCGCGATCGGTGGAGGAGTTGCAGGCCCTGAGCGATGTCGGCCGCGCCGTCACCTCGACGCTGGACGTCAAGCAGGTGCTGTCGACCATCGTCGCGCGCGCCGTCGATCTGTCCGGAGCCGACGCCGGCGCGATCTATAAATACCGCAAGTCGAGCCGGACCTTCCGTCTCGCCGAAGCCTGCAACATGAGCGACGAGCTGGTGAACGCGCTGCGCTCCACCCGGATCGATGCGGAGGGGACCGCCATGGGCGAGGCTGCCCAATCGCTGCAGCCGGTCATGGTCCCCGATCTGGGGCGTCGCGCGAGCTATCCGGTGCGCGACATCTCGCTTGCGGCCGGTTTCCAATCGGCGCTCATCGTGCCACTGGCTGTCCCGGAGCGAACGCTTGGCGCGCTCGTGCTGCAGCGGCGGGTGACGGGCGAATTTCCGGATTCCGTGGTCAGGCTGATGCAGACCTTCGCCAACCAGTCGGTGCTGGCGCTCCAGAATGCCCGGCTGTTCCAGGAACTCGCCGATCGCGGCGAGCAGCTCAGGCTCGCGAGCCAGCACAAGTCGCAATTCCTCGCCAATATGAGCCACGAGCTGCGCACGCCGCTGAACGCCATTCTCGGTTACGCCGAACTGCTGATGGATGGCATCTATGGCGACCTGCCGGAAAAGCCGCGTTCGGTGCTCGAACGCGTGCAGCAGAACGGACAGCACCTTCTCAGCCTGATCAATGACGTCCTCGATCTGTCGAAGATCGAGGCCGGCGAGTTGAAGCTGACAATAGACGACTACACGCTCCCGTCATTGGTGCAATCGGTCCTGGCGGCAACCGATTCCCTCGCCAGAACCAAGGGCCTGGCGCTGAGCGCCAGCGTTGCGGATGACCTGCCGGTCGGCCGCGGCGACGCCCGGCGCCTGTCGCAGGTTCTGCTCAATCTGGTCGGCAACGCGGTCAAGTTCACGGATGCCGGGGAAGTCGCGATTGCAGCATCTGCTCCCGATGGCAGGTTTCAGATCACGGTCCGCGACACCGGGCCGGGCATCAGCGCCGCCGATCAGGAGAAGATCTTCGAGGAGTTCCGGCAGCTGGACAATTCAAGCACGCGCGAGAAGGGAGGCAGCGGCCTCGGTCTCGCCATCGCCCAGCGTATCGTCGCGATGCATGGCGGTCAGATTTCGGTCACTTCGGCGCCAGGCGCGGGTTCGACTTTCAGCATCGACATTCCGATATGCGCGGTTGCGCAGGAGAGCCCGCCATGA
- a CDS encoding M20/M25/M40 family metallo-hydrolase produces MNAEPVVDYLLQRHDAVLGKLNAFLRLPSVSTDPAYAEGMAAARSFLLDWLTGIGLSDVQLLDGGGHPAVYGAWLGAPGAPTIIVYGHYDVQPPDPLALWRTPPFEPTIQGGNLHARGASDVKGSTTIAIESVAGFLAVHGGCPVNIKLFLEGEEETGSPSLHEIVRRHGPLLEADAMISADGGRQSAIVPTINVGARGLTKLELIVRSAEKELHSGRYGGGVRNALHELAAIIPSLHDENGAIAIPALMAALPLPSPHDRRDAAALPFDEAAFVADVGGIAAGEPGYSLRERLTLRPAIDVNGMWGGYTGAGSKTVIPDEARAKITIRLAPGQDPKQALQALQDHIRSFARPGVRITFAGVGAGAPASTLAGNHPLVQAATRVLRRVWQRDPIHVRLGATVPITAIFKELLDIDTLMFGLNLPDEDVHAPNEFFHIDSIVLGLRSWPLLLQELATFAPAEFRVRLGISWARANPEAIPIPRNHKPL; encoded by the coding sequence ATGAATGCCGAGCCTGTCGTAGACTATCTTCTGCAGCGCCACGATGCAGTGCTCGGCAAGCTCAACGCCTTCCTCAGGCTGCCCAGCGTCAGCACCGATCCCGCCTATGCCGAAGGCATGGCCGCCGCCCGGAGCTTTCTGCTCGACTGGCTGACCGGGATCGGGCTGTCGGACGTGCAACTGCTCGATGGCGGCGGCCATCCGGCCGTTTACGGTGCGTGGCTGGGGGCCCCCGGCGCGCCGACCATCATCGTCTATGGCCACTACGACGTGCAGCCGCCCGATCCTCTCGCCCTCTGGCGGACGCCGCCCTTCGAGCCGACGATCCAGGGCGGAAATCTGCACGCGCGCGGTGCCTCTGACGTCAAGGGCTCGACCACGATTGCGATCGAGTCCGTCGCCGGCTTCCTGGCGGTGCATGGAGGCTGCCCGGTCAACATCAAGCTTTTCTTGGAGGGGGAGGAGGAGACCGGCAGCCCCAGCCTGCACGAGATCGTGCGCCGCCACGGCCCGCTGCTGGAGGCCGACGCGATGATCTCCGCCGATGGCGGGCGTCAGAGCGCGATCGTGCCGACGATCAATGTCGGCGCTCGTGGCCTAACCAAGCTTGAGCTCATCGTGCGTAGCGCGGAGAAGGAGCTGCATTCCGGTCGCTATGGCGGCGGCGTCCGCAATGCGCTGCATGAACTCGCGGCAATAATCCCCTCACTGCATGACGAGAACGGGGCAATCGCTATCCCGGCCCTGATGGCGGCGCTGCCACTCCCGAGCCCGCACGATCGGCGCGATGCTGCGGCGTTGCCCTTCGACGAGGCCGCTTTTGTCGCCGATGTCGGCGGCATCGCGGCGGGTGAGCCTGGCTACAGCCTGCGCGAGCGCCTGACGCTGCGCCCGGCGATCGACGTCAACGGCATGTGGGGAGGCTATACCGGCGCAGGCAGCAAGACCGTCATCCCCGACGAGGCGCGAGCCAAGATCACGATCAGGCTGGCGCCCGGACAGGACCCCAAACAGGCCCTCCAGGCACTGCAAGACCATATCCGCTCGTTCGCTCGCCCCGGTGTGCGCATCACATTTGCAGGCGTTGGCGCCGGAGCCCCGGCTTCGACACTGGCGGGCAACCATCCGTTGGTCCAGGCGGCGACGCGGGTGCTGCGACGGGTCTGGCAGCGCGATCCCATCCATGTCCGCCTGGGCGCGACGGTTCCCATCACTGCGATCTTCAAGGAGCTGCTCGACATCGACACGCTGATGTTCGGCCTCAACCTGCCAGACGAGGACGTCCACGCGCCCAACGAATTCTTCCACATCGACTCGATCGTGCTCGGGCTGCGCAGCTGGCCGCTCCTGCTGCAGGAACTCGCGACCTTCGCACCGGCGGAGTTTCGCGTTAGGCTCGGGATTTCTTGGGCGCGCGCGAACCCAGAAGCCATCCCGATTCCACGCAACCACAAACCGCTCTAA